One window of the Synechococcus sp. CC9311 genome contains the following:
- a CDS encoding YlxR family protein codes for MNVSRPVLRRCVACRQLLDRSMLLRVIRDHQEGVLLDQGMGRSAYLCPTEACFEEARRRKRLQKSLRCQVSEELMTALQERLTEPRVAAAEAR; via the coding sequence GTGAACGTTTCGCGCCCCGTCCTCCGTCGCTGTGTCGCCTGCCGTCAGCTGCTCGATCGAAGCATGCTTTTGCGAGTGATTCGTGACCATCAGGAGGGGGTCCTCCTCGATCAGGGAATGGGCCGATCGGCCTACCTCTGCCCGACTGAGGCCTGTTTTGAAGAGGCACGCCGCCGCAAAAGGCTTCAGAAATCCCTGCGTTGCCAGGTTTCTGAAGAATTAATGACGGCGCTGCAAGAGCGGCTCACCGAACCTCGGGTTGCAGCCGCTGAGGCAAGATGA
- a CDS encoding DUF389 domain-containing protein, whose amino-acid sequence MSSIEPSKLDRMKRSFGSDAALDEVFIVLSVGAGLIATLGLLANSPAVVIGAMVVAPWIMPLRAAAFAVLFGDIPLLNRSLRTLMVGVCTTAVLSIVLGKLAGLPQFGSEVEARISPNLLDLGIALVAGGLATYAKLRSDAVSSLAGTAIAVALVPPVCVMGLLLSHARWEDALNAGLLFATNLLGILTGGLVLMACRDSYFRQELRRSQLGAASFALTGLLLIPLGGSFINLLVQAKNENTRESVEKTIAKFLTQETLTFGDKKKIDVEKVDIDWDQNPPVIRVIVRVADPERPTFKQVSAVQEEINKRQDVRFRLVVQRTAVDIVGPKEQPNIESPTPKQPINSHTNTQPFNNIKPVDSIRPFKEVPLIDQLPFLDNMQSQKKENNNNLNSTIEPEAIKAPGLPLDSRTADQTQD is encoded by the coding sequence ATGTCCAGCATCGAACCCAGCAAGCTCGATCGCATGAAACGCAGCTTTGGAAGCGATGCAGCACTCGATGAAGTGTTCATCGTGCTGAGTGTCGGCGCAGGGCTCATCGCAACTCTGGGTTTACTCGCCAACAGCCCCGCCGTCGTGATCGGCGCGATGGTCGTGGCTCCATGGATCATGCCGCTAAGAGCTGCCGCTTTTGCCGTGCTCTTTGGTGACATCCCCCTGCTTAACCGTTCCTTGCGGACGTTGATGGTGGGAGTATGCACTACCGCTGTCCTATCCATTGTGTTGGGGAAGCTGGCCGGATTGCCTCAATTCGGCTCGGAAGTCGAAGCGCGGATATCGCCAAACCTTCTCGACTTAGGGATCGCCCTTGTGGCCGGTGGACTGGCCACCTACGCCAAGCTTCGCAGTGATGCAGTGAGCTCACTTGCAGGAACGGCCATTGCAGTTGCTCTTGTACCACCTGTCTGCGTGATGGGACTTCTTCTATCCCATGCGCGCTGGGAGGACGCATTGAATGCCGGCCTGCTATTTGCCACAAACCTTCTTGGAATTTTGACCGGAGGATTGGTCTTAATGGCCTGCAGAGATTCCTACTTTCGCCAAGAACTCAGGCGAAGCCAGTTAGGAGCCGCAAGCTTTGCACTCACTGGCTTATTGCTGATTCCACTAGGGGGAAGTTTTATCAATCTCCTTGTCCAAGCGAAAAACGAAAATACACGCGAATCAGTGGAAAAGACCATTGCAAAATTTCTAACGCAGGAGACCTTAACCTTTGGCGATAAAAAGAAAATTGATGTCGAGAAGGTCGACATTGACTGGGATCAAAACCCACCTGTCATACGAGTGATCGTGCGTGTTGCAGACCCAGAACGTCCAACATTCAAACAAGTTTCAGCCGTTCAAGAAGAGATCAACAAACGGCAAGATGTTCGATTTAGACTTGTCGTGCAACGCACAGCTGTTGACATCGTCGGCCCCAAAGAACAGCCTAACATTGAAAGCCCAACCCCTAAACAACCTATCAATTCACATACAAATACTCAGCCATTTAATAACATCAAACCCGTTGATAGCATTAGACCATTCAAAGAAGTCCCCCTAATCGATCAATTACCTTTTCTTGACAATATGCAATCACAGAAAAAAGAGAATAACAACAATCTCAACTCAACAATTGAACCTGAGGCGATCAAGGCACCAGGACTACCTCTTGACAGTCGAACTGCGGATCAAACCCAGGATTAA
- a CDS encoding SDR family NAD(P)-dependent oxidoreductase, protein MISIDLSGGLVLVTGGAGSIGRAIATQAAQAGASIAVCDTNVEEVEAVAAQIRTNGAVAKSFDMDVTDPVMVKQVIDSAVKELGPLRGLVTAAGVLRTGPLSSQSHEDWKRVMAVNVDGTLHAVQAAIPHLESTHGSIVTLGSVSAFIGSADGGAYTTSKGAVLSLSYAAAGELAPRGIRVNNVAPGWVDGGFTHQALAASDNPEHLRKRASSLHPLGRMASPRDVANAVIWLLSNQAAFITGSMLLVDGGFMIQHNS, encoded by the coding sequence ATGATCTCAATTGATCTCAGCGGCGGGTTGGTGTTGGTGACCGGCGGAGCAGGATCCATTGGTCGTGCCATCGCCACGCAGGCAGCTCAAGCCGGCGCCTCTATCGCCGTCTGCGACACCAACGTCGAGGAGGTGGAAGCCGTTGCTGCCCAGATCAGAACGAACGGTGCAGTCGCAAAGAGCTTCGATATGGACGTCACCGATCCGGTAATGGTGAAACAGGTGATCGACAGCGCCGTCAAGGAGCTCGGCCCCCTTCGAGGGCTTGTCACCGCAGCAGGAGTGCTGCGCACTGGCCCTCTCTCCAGCCAGAGCCATGAGGACTGGAAGCGTGTGATGGCTGTGAATGTGGACGGCACTCTTCATGCCGTGCAAGCTGCCATTCCTCATTTGGAATCGACTCACGGCTCAATCGTCACCTTGGGTAGTGTCTCGGCATTCATCGGCTCAGCTGATGGAGGGGCTTACACCACTTCCAAGGGAGCCGTGCTCAGCCTCAGCTACGCAGCGGCCGGAGAGCTGGCACCAAGGGGTATCCGTGTGAATAACGTGGCGCCGGGATGGGTGGATGGCGGTTTCACCCACCAGGCCCTTGCAGCAAGCGACAATCCAGAGCACCTCAGAAAACGGGCCTCTTCGCTTCACCCCTTGGGGCGGATGGCTTCGCCGCGCGATGTTGCCAACGCGGTGATCTGGTTACTGTCCAATCAGGCAGCTTTTATCACCGGCTCAATGCTGCTGGTCGACGGTGGATTCATGATCCAGCACAACAGCTAA
- a CDS encoding DUF3493 domain-containing protein: MSDRDSQRQLDPALKDRLLQEARTPWRTLRRLLWLALFASGGLGLFVMTFRVTAGDTVVVSDLVIQISAVALFGSLLWFDRTREP; encoded by the coding sequence TTGAGCGACCGCGACTCTCAAAGACAGTTGGACCCAGCACTGAAAGATCGGCTCTTACAGGAAGCACGCACTCCCTGGAGAACGTTACGGCGCTTGCTCTGGCTCGCTCTCTTCGCTTCCGGCGGCCTTGGTCTGTTCGTCATGACCTTCAGAGTCACTGCTGGAGACACTGTTGTTGTCAGCGACCTCGTGATCCAGATCAGTGCTGTTGCTCTGTTCGGCAGCTTGCTCTGGTTCGACCGAACTCGCGAGCCCTAA
- a CDS encoding phosphoribosyltransferase family protein produces MSTKQRQEMTRKILESSGTLIENDHFVYASGDHGSGWVAKDLINLRPELAHQLGQLLGEEIQEQGLRPGLICGPAIGGVICAQYVALSLQARCVFAERLLGKAGKTERFEIKRGYDEIIRGQSVLIVDDVVNTGFSVRLTCEAVVQSGGHPMGIAAYVNRGNVGAADLGVENFIFLDEVLLPSWPADECPLCQAGVPVNVRYAHGSEFVVCEQAHAIS; encoded by the coding sequence ATGTCTACGAAGCAGAGACAGGAAATGACAAGAAAAATCCTAGAATCAAGTGGAACGCTGATCGAAAATGACCACTTTGTGTACGCTTCGGGAGATCATGGCTCCGGATGGGTTGCCAAGGATCTTATTAACTTAAGGCCGGAACTTGCTCATCAGCTTGGTCAGCTTTTGGGTGAAGAAATTCAAGAGCAAGGGTTAAGGCCTGGCTTGATCTGTGGTCCTGCTATAGGCGGTGTTATTTGTGCCCAATATGTAGCTTTGTCGCTTCAGGCTCGTTGTGTATTTGCGGAACGTCTGCTTGGCAAGGCAGGAAAAACAGAAAGGTTTGAGATTAAGCGGGGATATGATGAGATTATTCGAGGTCAATCTGTCCTGATTGTTGATGATGTTGTTAATACTGGATTTTCGGTTCGTCTTACGTGTGAGGCAGTCGTTCAATCAGGCGGCCATCCGATGGGTATTGCAGCGTATGTGAATAGGGGCAATGTAGGGGCGGCAGATCTTGGGGTGGAGAATTTCATTTTTTTAGATGAAGTACTCCTTCCGTCCTGGCCCGCTGATGAATGCCCCCTTTGTCAAGCTGGGGTTCCAGTCAATGTTCGTTATGCGCATGGATCTGAATTCGTCGTGTGTGAACAGGCCCATGCGATTTCATGA
- a CDS encoding HIT family protein, whose translation MASNPDRAASDDLPVGLEDCAICELHSDVVRLSEVEIWRNPLWLLRHHPDPSPLLGWCLLDVRRHIAGPIDFVDEEAREWGNVVQKASRLIQHFTGCDRVYAIAFGEGARHLHLHLIPRFQEDQRSAAWSVADLYRDVEAGREPPVQIENVQEFLVAARLQAQNSFII comes from the coding sequence ATGGCATCCAATCCAGATCGAGCAGCTTCTGATGATTTGCCTGTTGGCTTGGAAGACTGCGCCATTTGTGAACTTCACTCCGATGTAGTCCGTCTTTCCGAGGTGGAAATTTGGCGTAATCCTCTCTGGCTGTTGCGTCATCATCCTGATCCGTCCCCTTTGCTGGGATGGTGCTTGCTGGATGTCCGTCGTCATATTGCGGGTCCGATTGACTTTGTGGATGAGGAAGCACGTGAATGGGGCAATGTGGTTCAAAAAGCATCAAGGTTGATTCAGCACTTCACTGGCTGCGACAGGGTCTACGCCATCGCTTTTGGGGAGGGCGCACGCCACCTTCACCTCCATCTCATCCCTCGGTTCCAGGAGGATCAGCGCAGTGCGGCATGGAGTGTGGCTGATCTTTATCGCGATGTAGAAGCAGGGCGAGAGCCCCCTGTTCAGATTGAAAATGTTCAAGAATTTCTTGTAGCGGCTCGCCTTCAAGCTCAGAACAGTTTCATTATTTGA
- the infB gene encoding translation initiation factor IF-2, translating to MTSSGKVRIYELSKDLGLENKDVLDAAEKLSIAARSHSSSISETEAGKIRTLLKQGGSPVASAPAKPAPGKAILSVRKASSPAAPSMPSKPAAPAAAKPSPKPSAPSRPEAPLPLIVQKPVSRQAAPQKPVSRQSTPAAAAPAAAPSAPAPSAPTPRPKPTAPKASAPAPTASAPSAPPRPTSARPTPAPARPTGTSPVKRPGSEASSPRPTAPPTRPQPKAPVNRGAPARPAPKPELVGRPQPKRAAPGAPVRQIGQRPGVSPRPSGPPGQRANMPQRPAGSQRPGAPTRPGNAPSKPGQPRSGASSLELVGKPIRRDGSNDGAGGRSDGQGRPPGAPRPGAPRPGGMPGMRKPVAPGELMQLQKPNSRPSAPPPRRVDGTPVATRSGEAAAGGAKATPPVSRPTATPPAAPRRPGFRPGPGAGGQRRPGRPDWDDSAKLEALRSKSPQKQRQKVHIIGENDDALTAETGGFAGERQAMVLSASLARPSKPRTKHKPAPKPVAAIRKRRKETARQRQRRRAMELRAAREAKQVRPEMIVVPEDNLTVQELADMLSIESSEIIKSLFFKGVIATVTQTLDMPTIEAVAQEFGVPVLQDDVEEAAKKTVEMIEEKDHAHLIRRPPVVTVMGHVDHGKTSLLDAIRQARVAAGEAGGITQHIGAYQVEIQHNDSPQRLTFLDTPGHEAFTAMRARGTKVTDVAVLVVAADDGVRPQTLEAISHARAAEVPVVVAINKIDKEGASPDRVKQELSEQNLLAEDWGGDVVMVPVSALRGENIDKLLEMILLVTEVEDLQANPDRLAKGTVIEAHLDKAKGPVATLLVQNGTLRTGDVLAAGPVLGKVRAMVDDGGGRLKEAGPSCAVEALGFSEVPTAGDEFEVYPDEKSARAVVGDRASDARASRLAQQMASRRVSLTAMSGQAKEGELKELNLILKADVQGSVEAILGSLEQLPKDEVQVRVLLSAPGEVTETDVDLAAASGAVIVGFNTSMASGAKRAADANSVDVRDYDVIYKLLEDIQLAMEGLLEPELVEESLGEAEVRAVFTIGKSAVAGCYVTTGKLQRNCKVRVRRGKEIVFAGDLDSLRRNKDDVKDVATGFECGIGCDRFANWKDGDIVEGYKLVTQRRKLAT from the coding sequence ATGACCAGCAGCGGCAAAGTCAGAATTTATGAGTTGTCCAAGGACCTTGGCTTGGAGAACAAAGACGTCCTGGATGCCGCCGAGAAGCTGTCCATCGCCGCAAGGAGCCACAGCAGCTCCATCAGCGAAACAGAAGCCGGCAAAATCCGAACGCTCTTAAAGCAAGGTGGGAGTCCAGTCGCGTCTGCTCCTGCCAAGCCCGCGCCTGGAAAAGCAATTCTCTCGGTCAGGAAGGCTTCCAGCCCAGCAGCTCCGTCCATGCCCAGCAAACCTGCGGCTCCTGCGGCAGCAAAACCATCACCCAAACCTTCTGCACCATCACGACCAGAGGCCCCCCTTCCTCTCATCGTGCAGAAGCCCGTGTCGCGTCAAGCAGCACCACAAAAGCCTGTGAGCCGACAAAGCACTCCCGCGGCTGCCGCACCTGCAGCAGCACCCTCCGCTCCCGCACCATCTGCGCCCACACCAAGGCCCAAGCCCACGGCTCCTAAGGCTTCGGCCCCCGCTCCAACCGCCTCTGCTCCGTCAGCTCCTCCAAGGCCCACCTCAGCCAGACCAACACCTGCTCCGGCTCGACCCACAGGCACCTCACCAGTGAAACGGCCTGGCAGCGAAGCCAGCAGCCCAAGACCGACCGCCCCGCCAACCCGTCCTCAACCCAAAGCCCCGGTGAATCGAGGGGCACCGGCTAGACCCGCTCCCAAACCAGAACTCGTGGGACGGCCACAGCCCAAGCGTGCGGCTCCTGGCGCCCCCGTTCGTCAGATCGGACAACGCCCAGGCGTGAGTCCTCGGCCAAGCGGGCCTCCAGGCCAGCGCGCCAACATGCCGCAACGCCCGGCAGGCTCTCAACGCCCGGGTGCCCCAACGCGACCTGGGAATGCACCATCTAAACCAGGGCAACCTCGCTCAGGCGCGAGTTCCCTTGAGTTAGTCGGAAAACCCATCCGCAGAGACGGCAGTAATGATGGCGCCGGTGGCCGTAGCGATGGACAGGGACGTCCTCCTGGTGCCCCAAGACCTGGAGCACCACGTCCTGGCGGTATGCCTGGGATGCGTAAGCCGGTGGCCCCCGGTGAGCTCATGCAGCTCCAAAAGCCAAACAGCCGCCCGTCAGCACCACCGCCTAGACGCGTTGATGGCACTCCTGTTGCCACGCGTAGCGGTGAGGCTGCTGCTGGTGGAGCTAAAGCAACTCCTCCTGTTTCACGTCCTACCGCCACTCCACCAGCAGCACCGAGGCGTCCAGGCTTCAGGCCTGGTCCAGGAGCTGGTGGTCAACGCAGGCCTGGACGGCCTGACTGGGATGACAGCGCAAAACTGGAAGCGCTACGCAGTAAATCACCTCAGAAACAGCGTCAAAAGGTTCATATCATCGGCGAAAACGATGATGCCTTAACCGCTGAGACCGGAGGCTTCGCTGGTGAACGCCAGGCGATGGTGCTGTCCGCCAGCTTGGCCCGTCCTTCCAAGCCGAGAACCAAGCACAAGCCAGCTCCCAAGCCAGTTGCTGCAATCAGGAAGCGGCGTAAGGAAACCGCACGTCAGCGTCAGCGTCGTCGCGCGATGGAACTTCGTGCAGCCAGGGAGGCCAAACAGGTACGGCCCGAGATGATCGTGGTCCCCGAGGACAATCTGACGGTGCAAGAGCTCGCTGACATGCTCAGCATCGAAAGCTCAGAAATCATCAAATCCCTGTTCTTCAAGGGTGTCATTGCCACGGTCACGCAGACCTTGGACATGCCAACCATTGAAGCTGTGGCACAAGAATTCGGCGTACCTGTACTTCAGGATGATGTCGAAGAGGCGGCCAAGAAGACCGTCGAGATGATCGAGGAGAAAGACCACGCTCATCTCATTCGCCGTCCCCCAGTGGTCACCGTCATGGGTCACGTTGACCACGGCAAGACAAGCCTTCTTGATGCGATCCGCCAAGCCCGCGTCGCCGCTGGAGAAGCCGGTGGAATCACCCAACACATTGGTGCTTATCAAGTCGAGATTCAGCACAACGATTCACCCCAGAGGCTCACATTCCTCGACACCCCAGGGCACGAGGCATTCACCGCCATGCGTGCTCGAGGGACCAAAGTCACTGATGTTGCTGTCTTGGTGGTTGCGGCAGACGATGGTGTTCGTCCTCAGACCTTGGAAGCGATCAGCCATGCAAGGGCGGCAGAAGTGCCGGTCGTTGTGGCGATCAACAAAATCGACAAAGAGGGAGCCTCCCCCGATCGTGTCAAACAGGAACTCTCTGAACAGAACCTGCTGGCGGAAGATTGGGGAGGCGATGTGGTGATGGTGCCCGTCAGCGCCCTCCGCGGAGAAAACATCGACAAGTTGCTTGAAATGATTCTCCTCGTGACAGAGGTTGAGGATTTACAAGCCAACCCCGATCGACTCGCAAAAGGCACCGTGATCGAGGCCCATCTCGACAAGGCCAAAGGTCCTGTGGCCACATTGCTGGTTCAAAACGGCACGCTTCGCACTGGTGACGTCCTCGCCGCAGGCCCAGTTCTCGGCAAAGTGCGCGCCATGGTGGATGACGGCGGCGGCCGTTTGAAAGAAGCAGGTCCTTCCTGTGCAGTGGAAGCACTTGGTTTCAGCGAAGTGCCCACCGCAGGCGACGAATTTGAGGTCTACCCCGATGAGAAGTCAGCACGTGCTGTCGTCGGCGATCGTGCCTCAGATGCCCGCGCGAGTCGATTGGCGCAACAGATGGCATCACGTCGCGTATCACTCACGGCAATGTCTGGCCAGGCCAAAGAGGGCGAGCTGAAAGAGCTCAATCTCATCCTCAAGGCCGATGTTCAAGGCAGTGTGGAAGCGATCCTTGGTTCACTTGAACAGCTACCGAAGGACGAGGTCCAAGTCCGTGTCCTGCTGTCCGCTCCTGGCGAAGTCACAGAAACGGACGTCGATCTAGCGGCAGCCTCTGGCGCTGTGATCGTTGGCTTCAACACCTCAATGGCGTCAGGTGCAAAACGAGCGGCAGATGCCAATAGCGTTGACGTTCGCGACTACGACGTCATCTATAAGCTGCTGGAGGACATCCAGTTGGCCATGGAAGGTCTCCTGGAACCAGAACTTGTGGAAGAGTCCCTTGGAGAAGCAGAGGTTCGAGCCGTTTTCACGATCGGCAAGAGCGCTGTGGCTGGTTGTTATGTCACAACCGGAAAGCTGCAACGGAACTGCAAGGTGCGCGTGCGTCGCGGCAAAGAAATCGTCTTTGCTGGAGATCTCGATTCACTACGCCGCAACAAAGACGACGTCAAGGATGTGGCCACAGGGTTCGAATGCGGTATCGGCTGTGATCGCTTCGCCAATTGGAAGGACGGCGACATCGTTGAGGGCTACAAGCTCGTAACCCAGCGCCGCAAGCTCGCCACCTAA
- the psbA gene encoding photosystem II q(b) protein — MTTTIQQRSGANGWQQFCDWVTSTNNRLYVGWFGVLMIPTLLAATTCFIVAFIAAPPVDIDGIREPVAGSLMYGNNIISGAVVPSSNAIGLHFYPIWEAASLDEWLYNGGPFQLVVFHFLIGIYAYMGREWELSYRLGMRPWICVAYSAPVAAASAVFLVYPFGQGSFSDAMPLGISGTFNYMLVFQAEHNILMHPFHMLGVAGVFGGSLFSAMHGSLVTSSLVRETTETESQNYGYKFGQEEETYNIVAAHGYFGRLIFQYASFNNSRSLHFFLAAWPVVGIWFTALGVSTMAFNLNGFNFNQSILDGQGRVLNTWADVLNRAGLGMEVMHERNAHNFPLDLAAAESTPVALQAPAIG, encoded by the coding sequence ATGACTACCACCATCCAGCAGCGCTCCGGCGCTAACGGTTGGCAGCAGTTCTGTGATTGGGTCACCTCCACGAACAACCGTCTGTATGTCGGTTGGTTCGGTGTGTTGATGATCCCCACACTGCTTGCCGCTACCACCTGCTTCATCGTCGCTTTCATCGCCGCACCTCCGGTTGATATCGACGGCATCCGCGAGCCTGTTGCAGGTTCACTGATGTATGGCAACAACATCATTTCTGGTGCTGTTGTTCCTTCCAGCAACGCCATCGGCTTGCACTTCTACCCAATCTGGGAAGCTGCCTCACTCGACGAGTGGCTCTACAACGGCGGTCCTTTCCAACTGGTTGTGTTCCACTTCCTGATCGGCATCTACGCCTATATGGGACGTGAGTGGGAACTTTCCTACCGCTTGGGCATGCGCCCTTGGATCTGTGTTGCATACAGCGCACCTGTTGCTGCTGCATCTGCAGTGTTCCTGGTTTACCCCTTCGGTCAGGGTTCGTTCTCTGACGCCATGCCTTTGGGCATCTCTGGAACCTTCAACTACATGTTGGTGTTCCAGGCTGAGCACAACATCTTGATGCACCCCTTCCACATGCTGGGAGTTGCTGGTGTGTTCGGTGGTTCACTGTTCTCCGCCATGCACGGTTCATTGGTGACCTCCTCCTTGGTTCGTGAAACAACCGAGACCGAGTCCCAGAACTATGGCTACAAGTTCGGCCAAGAAGAAGAGACGTACAACATCGTGGCTGCTCACGGCTACTTCGGTCGCCTGATCTTCCAATACGCCTCCTTCAACAACAGCCGTAGCCTTCACTTCTTCCTTGCAGCCTGGCCTGTTGTCGGCATCTGGTTCACCGCCCTTGGCGTGTCAACCATGGCCTTCAACCTGAACGGCTTCAACTTCAACCAGTCCATCCTTGATGGTCAGGGCCGCGTCCTGAACACCTGGGCCGACGTGTTGAACCGTGCCGGTCTCGGCATGGAAGTGATGCACGAGCGCAACGCTCATAACTTCCCTCTCGACCTGGCAGCTGCTGAGTCCACACCTGTGGCTCTTCAGGCACCTGCAATCGGTTGA